In Balaenoptera ricei isolate mBalRic1 chromosome 4, mBalRic1.hap2, whole genome shotgun sequence, the following are encoded in one genomic region:
- the ITGB2 gene encoding integrin beta-2 — translation MLRQRPLLLPLVGLLALRSVLSQECTKYKVSTCRDCIESGPGCAWCQKLNFTGQGEPDSTRCDTRKQLLSKGCPTDDIMDPRSHTTTQEDQVGGQKQLSPQKVTLYLRPGQAAAFNVTFQRAKGYPIDLYYLMDLSYSMLDDLINVKKLGGDLLRALNEITESGRIGFGSFVDKTVLPFVNTHPEKLRNPCPNKEKECQAPFAFRHVLKLTDNSNQFQTEVGKQLISGNLDAPEGGLDAMMQVAACPEEIGWRNVTRLLVFATDDGFHFAGDGKLGAILTPNDGRCHLEDNMYKSSNEFDYPSVGQLAHKLAESNIQPIFAVTKRMVKTYEKLTEIIPKSAVGELSDDSSNVVQLIKKAYNKLSSRVFLDHNTLPDTLKVTYDSFCSNGVLKVDQPRGDCDGVQINVPITFQVKVTATECIQEQSFVIRALGFTDTVTVRVLPQCKCRCRDASRDHSLCGGRGSMECGVCRCDAGYMGKHCECQTQGRSSQELEGSCRKDNSSIICSGLGDCICGQCVCHTSDVPNKKIYGQFCECDNVNCERYDGQVCGGEKRGLCFCGTCRCQNGHEGSACQCLKSTTGCLNLDGVECSGRGRCRCNVCQCDPGYQPPLCLECPGCPAPCARYANCAECLKFDQGPFAKNCSAACGETKLLPKPLPGRTCKERDSEGCWMTYTLLQREGRDRYDVHVNDTRECMKGPNVAAIVGSTVAGVVLVGILLLGIWKVLTHVSDLREYKRFEKEKLTSQWNNDNPLFKSATTTVMNPKFAES, via the exons ATGCTGCGCCAGCGCCCCCTGCTGCTGCCCCTGGTGGGCCTGCTTGCCCTCCGGTCCG tcctgtcccAGGAGTGCACCAAGTACAAGGTCAGCACCTGCCGGGACTGCATCGAGTCAGGGCCCGGCTGCGCCTGGTGCCAGAAGCTG AACTTCACGGGGCAGGGGGAGCCTGACTCCACTCGCTGTGACACGCGCAAGCAGCTGCTGTCAAAGGGCTGCCCGACGGATGACATCATGGACCCCAGGAGCCACACCACGACCCAGGAGGACCAGGTGGGGGGCCAGAAGCAGCTGTCCCCGCAGAAAGTGACGCTCTACCTGAGACCAG GTCAGGCGGCTGCGTTCAACGTGACCTTCCAGCGGGCCAAGGGCTACCCCATCGACCTGTACTACCTGATGGACCTCTCCTACTCCATGCTCGACGACCTCATCAACGTCAAGAAGCTGGGGGGCGACCTGCTCCGGGCCCTCAACGAGATCACCGAGTCCGGCCGCATCG GCTTCGGCTCCTTCGTGGACAAGACGGTGCTCCCTTTCGTCAACACGCACCCCGAGAAGCTGCGGAACCCGTGCCCAAACAAGGAGAAGGAGTGCCAGGCCCCGTTCGCCTTTAGGCACGTGCTGAAACTCACCGACAACTCCAACCAGTTCCAGACAGAGGTCGGGAAGCAGCTGATCTCGGGAAACCTGGACGCCCCTGAGGGCGGGCTGGACGCCATGATGCAGGTCGCCGCGTGCCCG GAGGAAATCGGCTGGCGCAACGTCACCAGGCTGCTGGTGTTTGCCACGGATGATGGCTTCCACTTTGCGGGAGACGGGAAGTTGGGCGCCATCCTGACTCCCAACGATGGCCGCTGCCACCTGGAGGACAACATGTACAAAAGCAGCAACGAATTC GATTACCCGTCGGTGGGCCAGCTGGCGCACAAACTGGCAGAAAGCAACATCCAGCCCATCTTTGCTGTGACCAAGAGAATGGTGAAAACGTACGAG AAGCTCACGGAGATCATCCCCAAGTCTGCAGTCGGGGAGCTGTCAGACGATTCCAGCAACGTAGTCCAGCTTATTAAGAAAGCCTACAAC AAACTGTCCTCCAGAGTCTTTCTGGATCACAACACCCTCCCTGACACCCTGAAAGTCACCTACGACTCCTTCTGCAGTAACGGGGTATTGAAGGTGGACCAGCCCAGAGGGGACTGCGACGGCGTCCAGATCAACGTGCCG ATCACCTTCCAGGTGAAGGTCACAGCTACAGAGTGCATCCAGGAGCAGTCATTCGTCATCCGGGCGCTGGGCTTCACGGACACGGTGACTGTGCGGGTCCTCCCCCAGTGCAAGTGCCGGTGCCGGGACGCGAGCCGGGACCACAGCCTCTGCGGCGGCAGGGGCTCCATGGAGTGCGGAGTCTGCAG GTGCGACGCCGGCTACATGGGGAAGCACTGCGAGTGCCAGACGCAGGGCCGGAGCAGCCAGGAGCTGGAGGGAAGCTGCCGGAAGGACAACAGCTCCATCATCTGCTCGGGGCTGGGGGACTGCATCTGCGGGCAGTGCGTGTGCCACACGAGCGATGTGCCCAACAAGAAGATCTACGGCCAGTTCTGCGAGTGTGACAACGTCAACTGCGAGCGCTACGACGGCCAAGTCTGCGGGGGCGAGA AGCGAGGGCTCTGCTTCTGCGGCACCTGCAGGTGCCAGAACGGCCACGAGGGCTCGGCGTGCCAGTGCCTCAAGTCTACGACGGGCTGCCTCAACCTGGATGGCGTCGAGTGCAGCGGCCGCGGCCGGTGCCGCTGCAACGTGTGCCAGTGCGACCCCGGCTACCAGCCACCCCTGTGCCTCGAGTGCCCGGGCTGCCCCGCGCCCTGCGCCCGCTACGC CAACTGCGCTGAGTGTCTGAAGTTCGACCAGGGCCCCTTCGCCAAGAACTGCAGCGCGGCGTGCGGGGAGACGAAGCTGCTGCCCAAGCCACTGCCCGGCCGCACGTGCAAGGAGCGCGACTCCGAGGGCTGCTGGATGACCTACACCCTGTTGCAGCGCGAGGGGCGGGACAGATACGACGTGCACGTGAACGACACGCGCG AGTGCATGAAGGGCCCCAACGTCGCCGCCATCGTGGGGAGCACCGTGGCAGGAGTCGTGCTCGTCGGCATCCTCCTGCTGGGCATCTGGAAGGTCCTGACCCATGTAAGTGACCTCAGGGAGTACAAGCGCTTCGAGAAGGAGAAGCTCACGTCCCAGTGGAATAAC GATAACCCCCTTTTCAAGAGCGCCACCACGACAGTCATGAACCCTAAGTTTGCTGAGAGTTAG